The Bos indicus isolate NIAB-ARS_2022 breed Sahiwal x Tharparkar chromosome 28, NIAB-ARS_B.indTharparkar_mat_pri_1.0, whole genome shotgun sequence genome has a window encoding:
- the LOC109553892 gene encoding zinc finger protein 239 isoform X1: MESEDYSSLKVPIQMATQDSSFCKKEPQDPQESKSLFVTEESTERKLTGAKSPPIEHCSENLQDKLVADVKEVVLPLLKGETVCHTGQLKESLEPFDYNHKDVCGWKSRVASHHYQRAHTEEKPCSHQDCGKTCTASPGGHPGEKIRPSQKVFKCSQCGRDFRERSDLVLHQRDHTEEKPYRCDQCGKGFTRSSSLLIHREVHADEKPYKCDKCGKGFTRSSSLLIHHSVHTGEKPYKCDKCGKGFTQSSKLHIHQRVHTGEKPYECGECGMSFSQRSNLHIHQRIHTGERPYKCGECGKGFSQSSNLHIHRCSHTGEKPYQCYDCGKGFSQSSDLRIHLRVHTGEKPYHCGKCGKGFSQSSKLLIHQRVHTGEKPYECNKCGKGFSQSSNLHIHQRVHRKDPH, encoded by the coding sequence ATGGAGAGTGAAGACTATTCATCTTTGAAAGTCCCAATCCAGATGGCCACCCAGGACTCCTCATTCTGTAAGAAAGAGCCCCAGGATCCTCAGGAAAGCAAAAGTCTGTTTGTAACTGAAGAAAGCACTGAGAGGAAACTGACAGGGGCAAAAAGTCCTCCCATCGAGCATTGTTCAGAGAACCTTCAAGATAAACTTGTGGCTGATGTAAAAGAAGTAGTCTTGCCATTGCTCAAAGGGGAGACAGTCTGCCATACTGGCCAGTTGAAAGAATCCTTGGAGCCCTTTGACTATAACCACAAAGACGTTTGTGGTTGGAAATCTCGGGTGGCCAGTCATCATTATCAGAGAGCTCATACAGAGGAGAAGCCCTGTAGCCATCAAGACTGTGGGAAAACATGTACCGCCAGCCCAGGTGGTCACCCTGGTGAGAAAATCCGCCCTTCACAGAAAGTATTCAAATGTAGTCAGTGTGGCAGGGACTTCAGGGAGCGCTCAGATCTAGTCCTTCATCAGAGGGACCACACTGAAGAAAAGCCCTACAGATGTGATCAGTGTGGGAAGGGCTTCACAAGGAGCTCAAGTCTCCTCATCCACCGTGAAGTCCACGCAGATGAGAAGCCTTATAAGTGCGATAAGTGTGGAAAGGGCTTCACCAGGAGTTCAAGTCTGCTCATTCATCACTCAGTCCACACAGGTGAGAAGCCTTATAAATGCGACAAGTGCGGGAAGGGCTTTACTCAGAGCTCCAAACTGCACATCCACCAGCGAGTGCACACTGGCGAGAAGCCCTACGAGTGTGGGGAGTGCGGCATGAGCTTCAGTCAGCGCTCCAACCTGCACATCCACCAGCGCATCCACACAGGGGAGAGGCCCTACAAGTGTGGGGAGTGCGGAAAGGGCTTCAGTCAGAGCTCAAACCTTCACATCCACCGCTGTTcacacacaggggagaagccTTACCAGTGCTACGACTGCGGGAAGGGCTTCAGCCAGAGCTCAGACCTCCGCATCCACCTGAGAGTCCACACTGGGGAGAAGCCCTATCACTGTGGCAAGTGTGGGAAGGGCTTCAGCCAGAGCTCCAAACTCCTCATCCACCAGAGAGtccacactggagagaagccctacGAGTGCAACAAATGTGGGAAGGGCTTCAGCCAGAGCTCCAACCTCCACATCCACCAGCGGGTCCACAGGAAAGATCCCCATTAA